AGCACTGTGAAAGTCAAATGTGAGCCCAAAGTAAAGTGCAATACTCCCAAATACTGAAAAAGCATTAACAAAAGTCCAGTAAGATGTATCCAGGCCAAtctaaaagcaaacaaaagtgCCAAATGAGTTTCTTAATTCCAAATAATGTCAATTACTTCTTACGTGTTGTTACCTTTCTAGTAGAGAAATTTAGAACAGTGAGCAGAAAGTGTTCTCAGAACACCAGAGCTCAGGGAACCAAGCTTACTTGCCTGAAAATTGACCACAAATATCAAAGAGGATGCTGCTGTGACAGCAAAGGACTGATAATCTGCAGGGCCTTCTCCATCTTGTCCCATAGATATAAGGTAGGCTCCGTATGGGATGAAGAAGATGATCAGTGAAGTTACAGCTCCATGGAGCAAACTTAGAAAGAACTTCTTGTAGTTGAAAAGTAAATCTCTCTGACCCAAAACATAAAGTCTGGGGAACCGAAGGCTCAGTTTGTCGCTCACATCCTTaatagagaggaaaaagaaaaaagaaaattgtgaaTTGTTGTTCTCAGCCTGAGGTTTGGAGAGTGAGAAGCTGAACTATACGGTGTCCCAAAGGGAATGGCAGATCCCTTTCTCTTTCCAATAGCAGGGATCTGCACAGAGTAATGCAAAAGGAAGATGTTCTTAAAAGCCACAAAACCTAACCCCTCTTGTTTCATGCACAACCAGTGTAACTTAGGCCTGGTGACAGGTGCCTTTGGATTCCTTGCTGTAACAACATGGGGATACCTGGTCGAACAAGCCGACGAGCAGGACCGGGAGGCTGGAGTACAGCACGTTGTACACTGTGATGAACCAGTCCTCGTAGGCTGTCTGCAACAGAGGGGAAATTGCAGGACTTGGTGATTTCATTTGATTACACCCTTCCCCTCCAGTTCCTGACAAAACTCACATGTGCTCTACCACAGCTCTAAGTTCCCTGTCTCGGTGTTCAccccaaggcagcagctccttggctcaAGGCTCTGCTGAAGCTCCTCAGGCTGCGTTAAGCTGCCTCACTCCTGCCAAATGTTCCTCCCTGTACAACAATGACCTGACTTCAGTGCTCTGGAATCATACCTAACTGCTTGTAACTAACTCACTCACTACTCATCACATCCTCTTGCAGAAATCACTGGTGACAGCTTCACATTCCCGACACTTCCCAGGTTAAGCCTTTGCTGTTCCACACTGACAGAAGCACCTGCCTGTTGCTATCCCACATGAGCACAGCTTCCTACCTGGGCAGAGAAGCCATTGAAGAACGAGTACCAGATGTGGACCAGCGTGAAAGCGAAGTTTTTGTAGAAGAAGTATCTCAGGAACTTGCACATCCTGATGTAGGACCAGCGCCCGTGGACCAGCAGCAGCCGCTGGAGGTAGCGGAACTGCCCGAAGGAGTAGTCACTCGACATGACAGCCTGCATGCCCTCCTGGCCACTGATCCCAACTCCAATGTGGGCAGCTGGGTGAGGGACACAAACACCACACTCGAGGttggacagagggacaggaacaCGACCAGGGCCATTTCTACTGTCACCCGCACTGTCTCTCAGCGCTTGTTCTGCCAGAATGCACCGGGAAATTTGACCAAAGGAGAACCAAGCGATGGGACAGAGTGAGTGAAGTGCTGAACAAACTGGCCAGGCAGTTTACAAACACCCTTGGGACACAAACACTATCCTAgacattttttcctcacttGCATCTCTTGGGAAGCTGAGCAGGTACAATGTGGGATGGCTAATGCCACCAGGCAAGAGGCAGCCAAGCTACTGCTTTGGTCTTTATATTACACTCTGTAACACACAGCATGAGAACAGATTCCTGCTCAGGGAAtgtctacagaaaaaaaaaaaaaattagatcaGGAAAAATCACTAACCATTTCCTAAAGTGCTTCCTCAGAAAGGGAAACAGGCACAGAAGCTAAAAGGCCCACGGCAGCAAAGCAGATGGAAGAGTCTTCTGACAGAGAGGGACAGTGGAGAGACCGCAGGAGCAGGCCAGAGGAGATCTGTCCTAGCGGGAGAGCTTGACAGCTGCCTTACTTTTGATCATGTTCACATCATTGGCCCCGTCCCCGATGGCCAGGGTGATGGCCTTCTTGTACTTCTTCACCAGCTCCACCACCATGGCCTTCTGCTTGGGTGTCACACGGCAGCAGATCACAGCCCTGCACTCGCAGGCCAGATCAACAAagttcttctgctgctgctccttgtaggcctctgcccttctccttttctcactttgtttcttcttctcttctgctgTTCTGGGGAATTTCAGtttaagtttctttttcttctttttcttctccagcaggATTTCgttctgtgaaaaaaataaaactcactGTATTCTCTTCTGCACCATTTGCAGTCCTACTCCAGGCACTGCCTAACAACACACCTGAGGTGATGATGCTCCCAGCATCCATTTCTGGCATTTTAATGAACTGCTCGTGCAGGCAACGGAACAGAGTGCTCAGTGAGAGACACTGCAGGCTGGTggtgccccaaaaccccaaacacttgGGAGAGCAGCCTTTGTACATACCAGCCAGGAGCCCGTGATGATCAGAGCCCGGTCTTTGCTGCCCTGGAAGAATGGCTCGTTCATTCTGAGAGAGGAATGTGGACTGGAGCCAGCCCTGTTCCTCTGGTTTTCCAGCCTCGTTTGAAGGAGAGCACTGCAAAGAGAGGGGGAAACTGTACGGAAAAGTCAAGGATAAACTTTAAACTAGGTCAGTCCCAGACTGAAAATCCTGAAAACTAACTCCTCTGTACTTTTACTTGCCTGGTATCTTCTCCATAGCAGATGGCTGTGTCCTCTGTTAGGAGTTCACAAGAAAATCCaatattttcagcagtttctacaaaaaaaaaattaagagaggGAAGTATTTACTGAAAGTTCTGCTACAAACAATTGTTAGGAGCAGCCAGAAGCACCTCAAGTGCtcttaaataatttctgatttacGTTTCAGTATGAGAATTCCCTTTCAATGCCACAGTGCAGATGAACAGGAAAACATCCTCCTGTTTTTAGCTGTTTGGCTGTAAGTAACCCCACCTTTTTTGTCACCAGTAAGCACCCAGATTTTAATGTCTGCTTTGGAGAGTCTGGAGATAGTTTCTGGAACTCCATCCTGTAGTTTGTCTTCAATAGCTGTTGCACCAAGCAGCTGGAAGGCATTTGAAACACAGGTGGTTAGTAGCACTGAAACGTTTCTTTTAATGTAAGAATTGAAATGTACTAAAAATGTACAGCTCCTTACAATCaagtttttttctatttcctcaTACACTTTGTCCAGAGCTTCATCCCGGTGACTTGTAGCTAAACTGGCCTCCAGAAACTTTTTATTCCACACTTCAAATTCATCCTGGCTTATGTCTCTATAGCACAGGCAGAGTGTCCTGAGAGTTTCATTTGCAAAGacctgaaaaataattaaagccaCACATATCACAAAAGAAAACTCTTCATTTGCAATACAAATATAAGGGTGAGAACATAAGCATTTGACAAGTTTGACAGAACAAGCCCAACTTTCAGAACCGATTGCAGGTTTCCATTTGTCTTAATAGcttaggaaaaggaaatgaataACACTATTGTcagaaagaaacaatttttgttttaaaaagtgcatacaaaatacaaacataCATCAAGGGCCTCTTCTGTGGCTTCTCTCCTGACGTTGCTGGGGTGCAGCCGCTCGTAAATCACCGTATCAGCCCCTTTGCAATACAGCCTGATATGGCCACCGGACTCTCTCACTGCGGAGGgaaacagcacagctggcaccccTACATCAAGGAATCACTTCGGATTGGATTTCTCAGCCTACTGCCAAGTACCAAAGTGCAAGATGGCGTTTCTCCTTCAGTGGGCTCAAACGTGCCCCAGCACTGGTAATGCTtgagcccagctccctctgcacaTCCCTTTTCACCCCCAAACAAGAGACCTTGTCCACGCAGGCCGGTGGCAGTCAGCTTACCAATGACAGACATCCTCTTCCTGTCGCTGTTGAAATCCAGGATGGCCAGGACATCGTAGGTCCTCTGGACGCCCATCTCGCTGATGGTGATGGTGTTCTGCGTCCGGGACAGGAACACGTAGCCGAAGTTGCGCGCGGCCGTCACCAGGGCCCCCTCGTCCGGGGACGCCGCCTGGTAGTGGAGCTGGCCTGCGGGATGgcagccagcacacagctgagggtgcagctgggcactgctgcgGCAGGGCACACCgagagcaggcagcacagcccccggGCTGTGACACCTGCTGCCCAAACAGGATCGGCCCTCAGCCTGCAAAACTCCACGGCTGCTACCTCAGCATCCTGATTGCTCAATCCAGTCATTTAAACATTCTCAAAAGAAGCTCCAAAACACACATCCTTGGCCAGAGACACCAATACAGTGAGTggaaacaaccccaaaaacagTAGGAACAAGAAAGGACAGGACACTGTTGGTTTCATGGAGATTTCACAAGGATGGGAGTAAAGCAATATTCACATTCCATGTTGTAATTGAATCTTCCAACCCATGAATTCAAAAGCTGATCACCTCTACATTTAGttatgtttaatttaaaaggGCAGCCTAACACTCCTTCCTTATGGTATCAGCATTAGTTGCAGATGTCTCCCTCATGGAACTGGATTTGAATTATTGTTTTCTGctacacaaggaaaacaaactaaGCAAAAGCCACACTCACCATCAGAAGTGTCAGCCATGACTGTGTGACAAAtagcaagcagaaaaaagaactTCTGGATTTCTGGCTCCTTTCCAGCCTTTATTTGCTCTATCAGATAGTGATCGTAGAACAAGAACTTCCCATCTGCGTACGCATTCCAGCTGAAATCAACTTGCTGCACAGACAACAGGGGAAGAGAGGCCGAGTCACCAAGGTGCCGCTGCTTTGTGCCCACCCGCACCTCTCCGTGCCACGGATGGGCCAGGCAGCGGCTGGGGTGGAGCTGGCACGGAGCTGGCATGGAGCTGGCATGGACCCACCTCTGcgtggctctggagctgccctgctgcatcCCGGCAGTCCCCTGCAAGGCAAGCACCCACGCTCAGGGCaccgggcacagcacagcttttaCAGCCCACCACAGATCAAACATATCCACAACACGTACTGCCCTGCCactggaggggaagggaaaggacaAACTGCTGCTCACGCTAAAATGTCCTTGTCTGTTTCTTGACCTTGTCCCCAGAGCATTTCTAGGGAAA
This genomic window from Zonotrichia leucophrys gambelii isolate GWCS_2022_RI chromosome Z, RI_Zleu_2.0, whole genome shotgun sequence contains:
- the ATP8B1 gene encoding phospholipid-transporting ATPase IC: MISERDSETTFEEDSQPNDEVVPYSDDETEDELDGRQPGAELGPNPSSRDPEESREPGKKDCSWQVKANDQRFYDQPGFKRTIFLCFKKSKYAGNAIKTYKYNPITFLPLNLLEQFKRAANFYFLVLLILQAIPEISTLSWYTTLVPLLLVLGITAVKDLVDDIARHRMDNEVNNRTCDVIKDGRFKATKWKDIKVGDVVRLKKNTFVPADILLLSSSEPNSLCYVETAELDGETNLKFKMALEVTHRHLQEESALADFDGLVECEEPNNRLDKFTGMLSWRDSVYPLDADKILLRGCKIRNTDFCHGMVIFAGADTKIMRNSGRTRFKRTKIDSLMNYMVYTIIVVLILLSAGLAIGHTYWEQQIGNSSWYLYDAQDSSPAYRGFLTFWGYIIVLNTMVPISLYVSVEVIRFGQSYFINWDLQMYYPEKDTAAKARTTTLNEQLGQIQYIFSDKTGTLTQNIMTFKKCCINGQRYGDCRDAAGQLQSHAEQVDFSWNAYADGKFLFYDHYLIEQIKAGKEPEIQKFFFLLAICHTVMADTSDGQLHYQAASPDEGALVTAARNFGYVFLSRTQNTITISEMGVQRTYDVLAILDFNSDRKRMSVIVRESGGHIRLYCKGADTVIYERLHPSNVRREATEEALDVFANETLRTLCLCYRDISQDEFEVWNKKFLEASLATSHRDEALDKVYEEIEKNLILLGATAIEDKLQDGVPETISRLSKADIKIWVLTGDKKETAENIGFSCELLTEDTAICYGEDTSALLQTRLENQRNRAGSSPHSSLRMNEPFFQGSKDRALIITGSWLNEILLEKKKKKKKLKLKFPRTAEEKKKQSEKRRRAEAYKEQQQKNFVDLACECRAVICCRVTPKQKAMVVELVKKYKKAITLAIGDGANDVNMIKTAHIGVGISGQEGMQAVMSSDYSFGQFRYLQRLLLVHGRWSYIRMCKFLRYFFYKNFAFTLVHIWYSFFNGFSAQTAYEDWFITVYNVLYSSLPVLLVGLFDQDVSDKLSLRFPRLYVLGQRDLLFNYKKFFLSLLHGAVTSLIIFFIPYGAYLISMGQDGEGPADYQSFAVTAASSLIFVVNFQIGLDTSYWTFVNAFSVFGSIALYFGLTFDFHSAGIHVLFPSVFQFTGAAPNALRQPYLWLTMILTIAICLLPVVAQRFLSMTIWPSESDKIQRNRRKYLLEEQHWKRRQSAFRRGVSARRSAYAFSHQRGYADLIASGRSIRKRRAPLDAVLAAGDPADTGDTGDTS